A window of the Planococcus citri chromosome 4, ihPlaCitr1.1, whole genome shotgun sequence genome harbors these coding sequences:
- the Hr3 gene encoding probable nuclear hormone receptor HR3 isoform X3, with protein MSIKQSNSTQIEIIPCKVCGDKSSGVHYGVITCEGCKGFFRRSQSSVVNYQCPRNKNCIVDRVNRNRCQFCRLQKCLRLGMSRDAVKFGRMSKKQREKVEDEVRYHKAQMRVQTEISTPDSSVFDQSQTPSSSDQFPPYPTGFGYGNDVRPYPSGTYSYSRQLPTPSVPYETSDYVDSTTAYDPRPNSMDQLSAENPLMGNVTTGGSEGGGESDDLLNGDCSPKEPDIKDELPSSHIEQKPATEEYIQENLLTDPIQLSVQDQDEILEEAQLDVDIQQKLLAEIPFKMEDKEDTVEMKDAEMSNICIPYADSTTSQPENIPYLNPVQISELLSKTIADAHARTCVYSLDHIDRMSKKPRDLQKLLNFKSMSREDQWLECAQKLTSVIQQIIEFAKMVPGFMKLSQDDQIVLLKSGSFELAVLRMSRYLMHNNVLYENSWLPEEAFYTNDHLEKKLISSAFEVSRGIAELKLTEVELALYSAVVLLSPDRPGLKGLSEIGRLNQAVLRALRMELERSKMPIKGDVTVYDALLAQIPALRELSNLHMEALTKFKRTAPHLDFPALHKELFSVDS; from the exons CTCAAATCGAGATAATACCATGTAAAGTTTGTGGCGACAAAAGCAGCGGCGTACATTACGGTGTCATTACATGCGAAGGCTGTAAAGGATTTTTCCGGCGCAGTCAGAGTTCAGTAGTAAATTATCAGTGCcctcgaaataaaaattgcatCGTAGACAGAGTAAATCGAAACCGATGCCAGTTTTGTCGTTTACAAAAATGTCTACGGCTCGGAATGTCCCGAGATG CTGTAAAATTTGGACGCATGTCGAAAAAACAGCGAGAAAAAGTAGAAGACGAAGTACGATATCACAAAGCACAGATGCGAGTTCAAACTGAAATCTCAACGCCGGACAGTTCGGTATTCGATCAGTCGCAGACGCCTTCGTCTTCGGATCAGTTTCCACCATATCCAACCGG aTTTGGCTACGGAAACGACGTCCGACCGTATCCCAGTGGTACTTATAGTTATTCTAGGCAATTACCGACACCTTCCGTTCCTTACGAAACGTCCGATTACGTCGACAGTACCACTGCCTACGATCCGAGACCAAACAGCATGGATCAATTAAGCGCCGAAAACCCGTTAATGGGAAACGTCACAACCG GTGGTAGTGAAGGTGGCGGCGAAAGCGACGATCTACTGAACGGAGACTGTTCGCCGAAAGAACCAGACATCAAAGACGAACTGCCATCTTCGCATATCGAACAAAAACCTGCAACAGAAGAATACATTCAGGAAAATTTACTAACTGATCCGATACAATTATCTGTACAAGACCAAGATGAGATACTAGAAGAAGCTCAGCTAGATGTCGACATACAACAAAAACTTTTAGCTGAAATTCCGTTCAAAATGGAGGATAAAGAGGATACGGTCGAAATGAAAGATGCCGAAATGTCTAATATCTGTATTCCATACGCCGATAGTACGACTTCACAACCCGAAAATATACCATATCTTA ATCCAGTGCAAATCTCAGAGCTTCTAAGTAAAACAATAGCCGACGCTCACGCCCGAACTTGCGTCTATTCGTTGGATCACATCGATCGTATGTCCAAGAAGCCGAGAGACCTACAGAAATTGCTCAACTTTAAATCTATG AGTCGCGAAGATCAATGGCTAGAATGCGctcaaaaattaacttcagtAATACAACAAATTATAGAATTTGCCAAAATGGTCCCAGGTTTTATGAAATTATCGCAAGATGATCAaatagttttattaaaatcag GTAGTTTCGAATTAGCAGTGCTTCGGATGTCGCGGTATCTCATGCATAATAATGTACTATACGAGAACTCCTGGCTACCGGAGGAAGCATTTTACACGAATGatcatctagaaaaaaaattaatatcatcAGCTTTCGAAGTATCCAGAGGCATAGCCGAGCTTAAACTAACCGAAGTAGAATTAGCTCTTTATTCGGCAGTTGTACTTTTATCTCCAG ATCGTCCAGGTCTGAAAGGACTATCAGAAATAGGAAGATTAAATCAGGCAGTTTTAAGAGCTCTGAGGATGGAATTGGAGCGTAGTAAGATGCCTATTAAAGGTGATGTCACCGTTTATGACGCATTACTCGCCCAAATACCAGCCTTAAG AGAACTGAGTAATTTACATATGGAAGCATTGACGAAATTCAAAAGAACGGCTCCTCATCTAGATTTCCCAGCATTACATAAAGAGTTATTTTCGGTAGACAGTTAA
- the Hr3 gene encoding probable nuclear hormone receptor HR3 isoform X2, translating to MWDCDEFLNTDEDFLDDKVDQYRRELHDNGNQSEEEHYNGLGTIKAQIEIIPCKVCGDKSSGVHYGVITCEGCKGFFRRSQSSVVNYQCPRNKNCIVDRVNRNRCQFCRLQKCLRLGMSRDAVKFGRMSKKQREKVEDEVRYHKAQMRVQTEISTPDSSVFDQSQTPSSSDQFPPYPTGFGYGNDVRPYPSGTYSYSRQLPTPSVPYETSDYVDSTTAYDPRPNSMDQLSAENPLMGNVTTGGSEGGGESDDLLNGDCSPKEPDIKDELPSSHIEQKPATEEYIQENLLTDPIQLSVQDQDEILEEAQLDVDIQQKLLAEIPFKMEDKEDTVEMKDAEMSNICIPYADSTTSQPENIPYLNPVQISELLSKTIADAHARTCVYSLDHIDRMSKKPRDLQKLLNFKSMSREDQWLECAQKLTSVIQQIIEFAKMVPGFMKLSQDDQIVLLKSGSFELAVLRMSRYLMHNNVLYENSWLPEEAFYTNDHLEKKLISSAFEVSRGIAELKLTEVELALYSAVVLLSPDRPGLKGLSEIGRLNQAVLRALRMELERSKMPIKGDVTVYDALLAQIPALRELSNLHMEALTKFKRTAPHLDFPALHKELFSVDS from the exons CTCAAATCGAGATAATACCATGTAAAGTTTGTGGCGACAAAAGCAGCGGCGTACATTACGGTGTCATTACATGCGAAGGCTGTAAAGGATTTTTCCGGCGCAGTCAGAGTTCAGTAGTAAATTATCAGTGCcctcgaaataaaaattgcatCGTAGACAGAGTAAATCGAAACCGATGCCAGTTTTGTCGTTTACAAAAATGTCTACGGCTCGGAATGTCCCGAGATG CTGTAAAATTTGGACGCATGTCGAAAAAACAGCGAGAAAAAGTAGAAGACGAAGTACGATATCACAAAGCACAGATGCGAGTTCAAACTGAAATCTCAACGCCGGACAGTTCGGTATTCGATCAGTCGCAGACGCCTTCGTCTTCGGATCAGTTTCCACCATATCCAACCGG aTTTGGCTACGGAAACGACGTCCGACCGTATCCCAGTGGTACTTATAGTTATTCTAGGCAATTACCGACACCTTCCGTTCCTTACGAAACGTCCGATTACGTCGACAGTACCACTGCCTACGATCCGAGACCAAACAGCATGGATCAATTAAGCGCCGAAAACCCGTTAATGGGAAACGTCACAACCG GTGGTAGTGAAGGTGGCGGCGAAAGCGACGATCTACTGAACGGAGACTGTTCGCCGAAAGAACCAGACATCAAAGACGAACTGCCATCTTCGCATATCGAACAAAAACCTGCAACAGAAGAATACATTCAGGAAAATTTACTAACTGATCCGATACAATTATCTGTACAAGACCAAGATGAGATACTAGAAGAAGCTCAGCTAGATGTCGACATACAACAAAAACTTTTAGCTGAAATTCCGTTCAAAATGGAGGATAAAGAGGATACGGTCGAAATGAAAGATGCCGAAATGTCTAATATCTGTATTCCATACGCCGATAGTACGACTTCACAACCCGAAAATATACCATATCTTA ATCCAGTGCAAATCTCAGAGCTTCTAAGTAAAACAATAGCCGACGCTCACGCCCGAACTTGCGTCTATTCGTTGGATCACATCGATCGTATGTCCAAGAAGCCGAGAGACCTACAGAAATTGCTCAACTTTAAATCTATG AGTCGCGAAGATCAATGGCTAGAATGCGctcaaaaattaacttcagtAATACAACAAATTATAGAATTTGCCAAAATGGTCCCAGGTTTTATGAAATTATCGCAAGATGATCAaatagttttattaaaatcag GTAGTTTCGAATTAGCAGTGCTTCGGATGTCGCGGTATCTCATGCATAATAATGTACTATACGAGAACTCCTGGCTACCGGAGGAAGCATTTTACACGAATGatcatctagaaaaaaaattaatatcatcAGCTTTCGAAGTATCCAGAGGCATAGCCGAGCTTAAACTAACCGAAGTAGAATTAGCTCTTTATTCGGCAGTTGTACTTTTATCTCCAG ATCGTCCAGGTCTGAAAGGACTATCAGAAATAGGAAGATTAAATCAGGCAGTTTTAAGAGCTCTGAGGATGGAATTGGAGCGTAGTAAGATGCCTATTAAAGGTGATGTCACCGTTTATGACGCATTACTCGCCCAAATACCAGCCTTAAG AGAACTGAGTAATTTACATATGGAAGCATTGACGAAATTCAAAAGAACGGCTCCTCATCTAGATTTCCCAGCATTACATAAAGAGTTATTTTCGGTAGACAGTTAA
- the Hr3 gene encoding probable nuclear hormone receptor HR3 isoform X4, which yields MPSTIRAQIEIIPCKVCGDKSSGVHYGVITCEGCKGFFRRSQSSVVNYQCPRNKNCIVDRVNRNRCQFCRLQKCLRLGMSRDAVKFGRMSKKQREKVEDEVRYHKAQMRVQTEISTPDSSVFDQSQTPSSSDQFPPYPTGFGYGNDVRPYPSGTYSYSRQLPTPSVPYETSDYVDSTTAYDPRPNSMDQLSAENPLMGNVTTGGSEGGGESDDLLNGDCSPKEPDIKDELPSSHIEQKPATEEYIQENLLTDPIQLSVQDQDEILEEAQLDVDIQQKLLAEIPFKMEDKEDTVEMKDAEMSNICIPYADSTTSQPENIPYLNPVQISELLSKTIADAHARTCVYSLDHIDRMSKKPRDLQKLLNFKSMSREDQWLECAQKLTSVIQQIIEFAKMVPGFMKLSQDDQIVLLKSGSFELAVLRMSRYLMHNNVLYENSWLPEEAFYTNDHLEKKLISSAFEVSRGIAELKLTEVELALYSAVVLLSPDRPGLKGLSEIGRLNQAVLRALRMELERSKMPIKGDVTVYDALLAQIPALRELSNLHMEALTKFKRTAPHLDFPALHKELFSVDS from the exons CTCAAATCGAGATAATACCATGTAAAGTTTGTGGCGACAAAAGCAGCGGCGTACATTACGGTGTCATTACATGCGAAGGCTGTAAAGGATTTTTCCGGCGCAGTCAGAGTTCAGTAGTAAATTATCAGTGCcctcgaaataaaaattgcatCGTAGACAGAGTAAATCGAAACCGATGCCAGTTTTGTCGTTTACAAAAATGTCTACGGCTCGGAATGTCCCGAGATG CTGTAAAATTTGGACGCATGTCGAAAAAACAGCGAGAAAAAGTAGAAGACGAAGTACGATATCACAAAGCACAGATGCGAGTTCAAACTGAAATCTCAACGCCGGACAGTTCGGTATTCGATCAGTCGCAGACGCCTTCGTCTTCGGATCAGTTTCCACCATATCCAACCGG aTTTGGCTACGGAAACGACGTCCGACCGTATCCCAGTGGTACTTATAGTTATTCTAGGCAATTACCGACACCTTCCGTTCCTTACGAAACGTCCGATTACGTCGACAGTACCACTGCCTACGATCCGAGACCAAACAGCATGGATCAATTAAGCGCCGAAAACCCGTTAATGGGAAACGTCACAACCG GTGGTAGTGAAGGTGGCGGCGAAAGCGACGATCTACTGAACGGAGACTGTTCGCCGAAAGAACCAGACATCAAAGACGAACTGCCATCTTCGCATATCGAACAAAAACCTGCAACAGAAGAATACATTCAGGAAAATTTACTAACTGATCCGATACAATTATCTGTACAAGACCAAGATGAGATACTAGAAGAAGCTCAGCTAGATGTCGACATACAACAAAAACTTTTAGCTGAAATTCCGTTCAAAATGGAGGATAAAGAGGATACGGTCGAAATGAAAGATGCCGAAATGTCTAATATCTGTATTCCATACGCCGATAGTACGACTTCACAACCCGAAAATATACCATATCTTA ATCCAGTGCAAATCTCAGAGCTTCTAAGTAAAACAATAGCCGACGCTCACGCCCGAACTTGCGTCTATTCGTTGGATCACATCGATCGTATGTCCAAGAAGCCGAGAGACCTACAGAAATTGCTCAACTTTAAATCTATG AGTCGCGAAGATCAATGGCTAGAATGCGctcaaaaattaacttcagtAATACAACAAATTATAGAATTTGCCAAAATGGTCCCAGGTTTTATGAAATTATCGCAAGATGATCAaatagttttattaaaatcag GTAGTTTCGAATTAGCAGTGCTTCGGATGTCGCGGTATCTCATGCATAATAATGTACTATACGAGAACTCCTGGCTACCGGAGGAAGCATTTTACACGAATGatcatctagaaaaaaaattaatatcatcAGCTTTCGAAGTATCCAGAGGCATAGCCGAGCTTAAACTAACCGAAGTAGAATTAGCTCTTTATTCGGCAGTTGTACTTTTATCTCCAG ATCGTCCAGGTCTGAAAGGACTATCAGAAATAGGAAGATTAAATCAGGCAGTTTTAAGAGCTCTGAGGATGGAATTGGAGCGTAGTAAGATGCCTATTAAAGGTGATGTCACCGTTTATGACGCATTACTCGCCCAAATACCAGCCTTAAG AGAACTGAGTAATTTACATATGGAAGCATTGACGAAATTCAAAAGAACGGCTCCTCATCTAGATTTCCCAGCATTACATAAAGAGTTATTTTCGGTAGACAGTTAA